One genomic segment of Paenibacillus sp. FSL H8-0332 includes these proteins:
- a CDS encoding EAL domain-containing protein has product MAFLSKKPLTIIIGFIIALQLSLFYYYSVSLAREYRAVKADLASQAVMLASNIEERVAIVKGVSSFIQTVGFDADPALIHNYLVTAHAKNTGNVTNIMIAPDGLIRYLYPLEGNSSLIGRSLLLDSSLASPGMIQETLRSRSITVDGPRTLAQGGYGMVIRQAIYKNNSLEGIVSVTVKVDNIVNQLVYKDNNIYVTTKDNTFLFGNEPHTKDPQLTVPVNTYNQHWLMGISLPAHKKWQVLLSVLWIDIAFLLVIAFILYIFWYQSRFNRELERVVSIRTRDLRISKRLYEKLAHYDSLTEIPNRRFFMDEFERLLQSSEPTQTYTLFFFDLNRFKEINDTLGHSTGDQVIKTLAGRLKSGSLPFKLFARTGGDEFVMIFAGLPHTDIPVIAERISTLISQTLLIAGAHLSLSTSIGISLYPEHSQNTDDLLKFADMSMYQAKLQEGTNYFIFDWELREKLEQKTMIAKYLHSALEREEFVLYYQPQINAVTGEMIGMEALIRWNHPEKGLIGPGTFITAVEEAGLMIQLTDWVLREVCRQLCEWRSLGMPLLRTSINISNSWFYNRNLIENLFAVLEEYGLDTDVLEFEITESTALLEEHYPLLQQMRDHGIIVSIDDFGTKYSSLNYLKHFPVNKIKIDRTFITGIGVSSIDETIIKSIVFVASQLGYDLIAEGVETQEQLAFLLQHNCPHIQGFLFYPPLPADEIRKLAS; this is encoded by the coding sequence ATGGCTTTCCTTAGTAAAAAGCCTTTAACCATCATCATTGGCTTCATTATCGCTCTGCAGCTCAGCCTGTTCTATTACTATTCCGTTTCCCTGGCCCGGGAATACAGAGCCGTGAAGGCCGATCTGGCCTCCCAGGCGGTCATGCTGGCTTCGAACATCGAAGAGAGAGTGGCCATTGTGAAAGGGGTCAGCTCCTTTATTCAAACCGTCGGCTTCGATGCCGATCCTGCGCTGATCCATAACTACCTGGTCACCGCACACGCCAAGAACACCGGCAACGTCACCAATATCATGATCGCTCCGGACGGTCTGATCCGCTACCTCTACCCTCTTGAAGGCAATTCGTCACTGATAGGCAGAAGCCTGCTGCTGGATTCCTCCCTGGCCTCTCCCGGCATGATCCAAGAAACGCTCCGTTCCCGCAGCATTACAGTAGACGGTCCGCGCACACTTGCCCAGGGCGGCTATGGCATGGTGATCCGGCAGGCCATCTATAAGAACAATTCTCTGGAGGGCATCGTCTCCGTCACCGTGAAGGTAGATAATATCGTTAACCAGCTTGTGTATAAGGACAACAATATATATGTCACCACCAAGGATAATACCTTCCTGTTCGGCAATGAACCCCATACGAAGGACCCGCAGCTTACCGTTCCCGTGAACACCTACAACCAGCATTGGCTGATGGGTATTTCCCTGCCCGCCCACAAGAAATGGCAGGTGCTGCTCAGCGTGCTGTGGATCGATATTGCTTTTCTGCTGGTGATTGCCTTCATTCTTTATATCTTCTGGTATCAGAGCCGCTTTAACCGTGAACTGGAGCGGGTAGTCAGCATCCGGACCCGTGACCTGCGGATTTCCAAGCGTCTCTATGAAAAGCTTGCACATTACGACAGTCTGACGGAGATCCCCAACCGGCGTTTCTTCATGGACGAATTCGAGCGTCTGCTGCAGAGCTCGGAGCCGACGCAGACCTATACCTTATTCTTTTTCGACCTGAACCGGTTCAAAGAGATCAATGATACGCTCGGCCACTCTACGGGGGATCAGGTGATCAAGACCCTGGCTGGACGGCTGAAATCCGGGAGCCTGCCCTTCAAGCTGTTCGCACGTACCGGCGGAGATGAATTCGTGATGATCTTCGCGGGCCTGCCGCACACGGATATTCCTGTGATCGCCGAGCGGATCAGCACGCTGATCTCCCAGACCCTCCTGATCGCCGGAGCTCATCTGAGCCTGTCCACCAGCATTGGCATTTCCCTGTACCCCGAGCATTCGCAAAATACGGACGATCTGCTGAAATTCGCCGATATGTCGATGTACCAGGCCAAGTTACAGGAGGGCACCAACTACTTCATCTTCGACTGGGAGCTGCGCGAGAAGCTGGAGCAGAAGACGATGATTGCCAAATATCTGCACTCCGCCCTGGAGCGGGAAGAATTCGTGCTCTACTATCAGCCCCAGATCAATGCCGTCACAGGGGAAATGATCGGGATGGAGGCGCTGATCCGCTGGAATCACCCCGAGAAGGGGCTGATTGGACCGGGGACATTCATCACCGCCGTCGAAGAAGCCGGACTGATGATCCAGCTGACCGACTGGGTGCTGCGTGAGGTGTGCCGCCAGCTCTGCGAGTGGCGCAGCCTGGGGATGCCGCTGCTGCGGACCTCGATTAATATCTCCAATAGCTGGTTCTACAACCGTAACCTGATTGAGAATCTGTTCGCCGTGCTGGAGGAGTACGGGCTGGATACCGATGTGCTGGAATTCGAGATTACCGAGAGCACCGCGCTGCTGGAGGAGCATTATCCGCTGCTGCAGCAGATGCGCGATCACGGGATCATCGTCTCCATCGATGATTTCGGGACGAAATATTCATCGCTGAATTACCTGAAGCATTTTCCCGTGAACAAAATCAAAATTGACCGCACCTTCATCACCGGCATCGGCGTCAGCTCCATTGATGAAACCATCATCAAATCCATCGTCTTCGTCGCTTCCCAGCTTGGCTATGACCTGATTGCCGAAGGGGTCGAGACGCAGGAGCAGCTGGCCTTCCTGCTGCAGCACAATTGCCCGCATATCCAAGGGTTCCTGTTCTACCCTCCGCTGCCTGCCGATGAGATCCGCAAGCTGGCTTCCTGA
- a CDS encoding aminotransferase class V-fold PLP-dependent enzyme produces MLSIHRAAAADAPSSLQEHFAAFREHTVGSRHLISTPYGRQPLLYADWTASGRLYEPIERKIQETFGPYVSNPHTDSNTTGLTMTLAYHEARNIIRQHVNAAPADALLFCGNGTTGAVNKLLRIMGLKLPEWLKPEPLCAPEERPVIFVSHMEHHSNLLPWQESFGEVVTVPSGPGGEMDLQRLGELLEIYRNRRFKIGSFTACSNVTGIDTPYHQLAALMHRHGGVCFVDFAASAPYQEINMHPAAPQEKLDAIFFSPHKFLGGPGTGGVLLFDTALSNGRLPDEPGGGTVVWVNRWGGRRYIDDVEVREDGGTPGFLQAIRTALCVKLKEQMNGTGQYMIVREQELCGNLLSGLAQIPGCSVLEGVHRKRHGIVSFTLKEIHYNLAVRLLNDRFGIQARGGCSCAGPYGHQLLGLNPAQSQAFIQAIHAGDQSLKPGWVRLSLHPIMTDREVEHMVFAVQSIVSNIGEWSKDYRYNAVTNSWLHTGERGVIEENEEIRKLFVL; encoded by the coding sequence GTGCTGAGTATCCACCGCGCCGCTGCGGCAGACGCGCCTTCTTCACTGCAAGAGCATTTCGCGGCATTCCGTGAGCACACTGTCGGCAGCCGCCATCTGATCTCCACCCCCTACGGACGTCAGCCGCTGCTGTATGCCGACTGGACGGCCAGCGGCCGCCTGTATGAGCCGATTGAGCGCAAAATACAGGAGACCTTCGGCCCCTATGTCAGCAATCCGCATACCGACTCCAACACCACGGGCCTGACCATGACCCTGGCTTACCATGAAGCACGAAACATCATCCGGCAGCATGTGAATGCCGCCCCCGCAGATGCCCTGCTCTTCTGCGGCAACGGCACCACCGGCGCGGTGAACAAGCTGCTGCGGATCATGGGCCTGAAGCTGCCGGAATGGCTGAAGCCGGAACCCCTCTGCGCACCGGAGGAGCGCCCGGTTATCTTCGTCAGCCATATGGAGCATCATTCCAATCTGCTGCCCTGGCAGGAGAGCTTCGGCGAGGTAGTTACCGTTCCCTCCGGGCCGGGCGGAGAGATGGATCTGCAGCGGCTCGGGGAGCTGCTGGAGATCTACCGGAACCGCCGCTTCAAGATCGGCTCCTTCACCGCCTGCTCCAATGTCACCGGCATCGACACCCCGTATCACCAGCTTGCTGCGCTCATGCACCGGCATGGCGGGGTATGCTTCGTGGATTTCGCAGCCAGTGCCCCTTACCAGGAGATCAATATGCATCCGGCAGCCCCGCAGGAGAAGCTGGACGCCATCTTCTTCTCGCCGCATAAATTCCTCGGCGGCCCGGGAACCGGCGGCGTGCTGCTGTTCGACACCGCGCTTAGTAACGGCCGTCTGCCGGATGAGCCCGGCGGCGGCACCGTGGTATGGGTGAACCGCTGGGGCGGACGCCGCTACATTGATGATGTTGAGGTGCGCGAGGACGGGGGCACCCCCGGCTTCCTGCAGGCGATCCGCACCGCGCTCTGCGTGAAGCTGAAGGAGCAGATGAACGGAACCGGACAATATATGATCGTCCGCGAACAGGAGCTATGCGGGAATCTGCTCTCGGGGCTTGCGCAGATTCCCGGCTGCTCCGTGCTGGAGGGCGTACACCGTAAGCGGCATGGTATTGTCTCCTTCACGCTGAAGGAGATTCATTACAACCTAGCGGTACGGCTGCTGAATGACCGCTTCGGCATTCAGGCGCGCGGCGGCTGCTCCTGTGCCGGTCCGTACGGCCATCAGCTGCTCGGGCTGAACCCGGCGCAGTCCCAGGCGTTCATCCAGGCGATCCATGCCGGGGACCAGTCGCTGAAGCCGGGGTGGGTCCGCCTGTCCCTGCACCCGATCATGACGGACCGGGAGGTCGAGCATATGGTCTTCGCCGTACAGTCTATCGTCAGCAATATTGGGGAATGGAGTAAGGATTACCGCTACAATGCTGTCACCAACAGCTGGCTTCATACCGGGGAGAGAGGCGTTATAGAGGAGAATGAGGAGATCCGTAAATTATTTGTGCTGTAG
- a CDS encoding zeta toxin family protein gives MSESKSVMTVFAGTNGAGKSTISFQLRGYVGTIIDPDQIAKRINPENPRSADLSAGREAVKQIRELISRKENFAIETTLSGSFVLRHMKTAKQQGYKVVMYYIGLQDVQMHIDRVASRVEQGGHWIAEKDIRWRYGESLSNLKPALEISDEVTIIDNTSEPEVVMEIQNSQIGFCRDEIPAWARGALEFYI, from the coding sequence ATGAGTGAATCTAAATCTGTAATGACGGTTTTTGCCGGAACTAATGGAGCTGGGAAAAGCACAATTAGTTTCCAGTTGAGGGGCTATGTTGGAACCATTATTGATCCTGACCAGATTGCTAAGAGGATTAATCCGGAAAATCCCAGAAGTGCAGATCTGTCTGCTGGACGAGAGGCTGTAAAGCAAATAAGGGAACTAATCAGTCGTAAAGAAAACTTCGCTATAGAAACTACTCTATCGGGAAGTTTTGTCTTACGTCACATGAAGACAGCTAAGCAACAAGGTTATAAAGTCGTCATGTATTATATTGGATTACAAGATGTGCAAATGCATATAGATCGGGTAGCTTCAAGAGTGGAGCAAGGAGGGCATTGGATTGCCGAAAAAGATATCCGCTGGAGATACGGTGAATCCTTGAGCAACCTGAAACCTGCATTAGAGATCTCAGATGAAGTCACCATTATCGACAACACCAGTGAACCTGAGGTGGTGATGGAAATCCAGAACTCACAAATCGGCTTTTGCAGAGATGAAATTCCTGCATGGGCTAGAGGAGCTTTAGAATTTTATATATAA
- a CDS encoding response regulator — MSISVMVIDDEWPALDQMKRLLLQCEGVSSVLTYDNPHEALAAAAELKPDVLFLDIQMPELSGLTFAEKLLPVSPDTDIVFVTAYRNYAVEAFDLSAMDYLLKPVDPSRLLKTWNKLLSKRLSPAAAGATGAAREAGRTTAFRLLGDYELTSPQGLVKWRTHKAQELFAYLWIHRQGSVSVILNDVFPQWNYEKGKQYLHTTVYQIRTTLKKAALEDKIELTFGRENYRLESRGIEGDIEKFQEAAALAMQNSQLEELQKACALYTGDLLQSLDSLWVYSARDKYRRLYLKLLEQLTLGLVQAARPHEAEDYAVRLTELEPLEESYALRLIAIYYETAKPLRAQRKFTQFSESYIAETGDALPDWFVDEYRGLGR; from the coding sequence ATGAGTATCTCTGTAATGGTAATTGATGACGAATGGCCGGCACTGGATCAGATGAAGCGGCTGCTGCTCCAGTGTGAAGGCGTTTCCTCTGTCCTGACGTACGATAACCCGCACGAAGCCCTCGCAGCCGCTGCCGAGCTGAAGCCGGATGTTCTGTTCTTGGACATCCAGATGCCGGAGCTGTCCGGCCTCACTTTTGCCGAGAAGCTGTTGCCAGTATCTCCGGACACAGACATCGTATTCGTAACCGCCTACCGGAATTATGCTGTCGAAGCCTTCGACCTGTCTGCGATGGATTATCTGCTGAAGCCCGTTGATCCTTCGCGGCTGCTGAAGACCTGGAACAAGCTGCTCAGTAAGCGTCTATCGCCAGCGGCCGCCGGGGCAACCGGAGCAGCCAGAGAAGCAGGGAGGACAACTGCGTTCCGTCTCCTGGGGGATTATGAGCTAACCAGCCCTCAAGGCTTAGTGAAGTGGAGAACACATAAGGCCCAGGAATTATTTGCGTATCTGTGGATTCACAGGCAGGGCAGTGTCAGCGTCATTCTGAATGATGTGTTTCCGCAGTGGAATTACGAGAAGGGCAAGCAATATCTGCACACTACGGTCTACCAGATCCGCACCACCTTGAAGAAAGCCGCGCTGGAGGACAAGATTGAGCTGACCTTCGGCAGGGAGAACTACAGGCTGGAATCGAGGGGGATTGAGGGGGACATTGAGAAATTCCAGGAAGCCGCAGCTCTTGCAATGCAGAATAGCCAGCTGGAGGAACTGCAGAAGGCCTGCGCCCTGTACACCGGTGATCTGCTTCAGTCGCTGGACAGCCTCTGGGTGTATTCTGCCCGTGACAAATACCGGAGGCTATATCTCAAGCTGCTGGAGCAGCTTACCCTAGGATTGGTGCAGGCTGCACGGCCACACGAGGCCGAAGATTACGCCGTGCGCCTGACAGAGCTGGAGCCGCTGGAGGAGAGCTACGCCCTGCGGTTAATCGCCATCTATTACGAAACCGCCAAACCCCTGCGCGCCCAGCGCAAATTCACCCAGTTCAGTGAATCCTACATCGCAGAGACCGGCGATGCGTTGCCGGACTGGTTCGTGGACGAATACCGGGGGCTGGGTAGATAG
- a CDS encoding GGDEF domain-containing protein, whose amino-acid sequence MTATIVENTLGIFSLCLTISFAKKNNVVNRQKTKIYLCAAVTTIVLLLLETGTVYLGNNSSASYVIPHRIMNSLGFSLSPLVPLLLLYLNRNSKRSVLSSLLLWTPLLINACICMLSYRTAWVFDVDATGHYIRGSFFMLPAIVSTYYVIGLTMALLRNHAGYEQEDNKVLILILLVPVLCMVIQIMYADIIVIWASVAISLLMYYVYLRELQFTYDAPTLIKNRAAFEKAIEHYGNTSEQVVVVVIDLNQLKTINDCFGHTAGDEAILDCANVIKQSFKGIGSPFRIGGDEFCVLCKDIPAAEVDRALNELDHAAKDINSNRVFPIVLAYGYSVFITRGRDNIHTVFTYADKAMYEHKSKLKTSV is encoded by the coding sequence ATGACAGCTACTATTGTTGAGAATACCCTTGGTATATTTTCATTATGCTTGACCATCAGCTTTGCGAAGAAGAATAACGTCGTTAACCGTCAAAAAACCAAAATTTATTTGTGTGCGGCGGTTACCACCATTGTTTTGCTGTTGTTGGAGACCGGAACAGTCTATCTTGGGAATAACAGTAGCGCAAGCTATGTAATTCCGCACCGGATTATGAATAGTCTGGGCTTTTCTCTTAGCCCCCTTGTGCCCTTGCTTTTGCTTTATCTAAACAGGAACAGCAAGCGTAGTGTCCTTAGTAGCCTGCTGCTGTGGACACCGCTCCTTATTAATGCATGTATATGTATGCTTAGCTACCGGACAGCTTGGGTTTTTGATGTAGATGCCACAGGCCATTATATACGCGGGAGCTTCTTTATGTTGCCGGCAATCGTAAGTACGTATTATGTTATTGGGCTCACCATGGCTCTTCTGAGAAATCACGCAGGATACGAACAGGAGGATAACAAGGTATTAATCCTCATTTTACTCGTGCCTGTCCTATGCATGGTGATCCAAATCATGTATGCCGATATCATCGTGATATGGGCAAGCGTCGCAATATCCCTGTTGATGTACTATGTTTATCTGCGTGAGCTGCAGTTTACTTATGATGCACCTACCCTGATCAAGAATCGTGCTGCATTTGAAAAGGCTATAGAACATTACGGAAATACCAGCGAGCAAGTGGTGGTTGTGGTCATAGATTTGAATCAATTGAAGACAATCAATGACTGCTTTGGACATACTGCCGGAGATGAAGCCATTCTGGATTGTGCAAATGTCATTAAACAGAGCTTCAAGGGCATCGGAAGCCCCTTTAGAATCGGCGGTGATGAATTTTGTGTGCTGTGCAAGGATATACCAGCGGCGGAAGTGGACAGGGCTTTGAATGAGCTCGATCATGCAGCCAAAGATATCAACAGCAACCGGGTATTCCCTATTGTGCTTGCGTATGGATACTCTGTTTTTATTACAAGGGGCCGGGATAATATTCATACTGTTTTTACGTATGCCGACAAGGCAATGTACGAGCACAAGTCCAAGCTCAAGACTTCTGTATAG
- a CDS encoding ATP-binding protein, which translates to MRTFDYSLLAKRVLALLCIGLLTAVVLIPLLGSSSACYSPRSGWADLSSCTFDNSAVYPLRGEWEFYWQERLEPQETLSRTAEAPAYMPVPGAWGRGSEATGFSRYGYATYRLLVQLPPGVPAFALKVSNIRNASEVYVNGERLGGSGTPGESRETSKPRNHPYSLTFHSRDNLAEILIHTSNFTYSNGGIAEPIRIGTPAAIAAIDQRNRTYDTLLVAGFAFIGCYFIGQGLQRKEDKSSLQLAVYCFVIALYMLTHSEKLLFEYLPSLSYEGFSKLQAVSGVVGFYCVSSYTHSLFPALYSRLFKRICFVYALCFCTIVLFTTLPVYSRITGVLLAFSFISVCYTFYVMVKAAWQRETGSNYLLIGVIAAVMFTLSLVSNLFFGTELYAVPPVAGPIFILAEGLFLSARHAHAYETIKQLSRQLERKDRDKDEFLLKTSTELRTPLNAIINVALSMHEGAGGPLSPSQREDMRLILGTGRRLAFLVRDILDYEQIKRQRITLQWGTVDIQGVAAIVIEVFQFLNKKGSIRIKNHIPPGRFLVQADEQRLMQILYTLLDNALKFTDRGSVVIEAAWQEEFLSIAVTDTGKGIPEDQLDFIFRDYEQISEADSLESGGLGLSLAISRKLVELHGGSISVSSLVGRGSTFTFTLPGNVAEAAAAAQTGEQALLRQAYTPPEMLDDLWKYRSADPPQSSGQAVPYAPRILIVDDDYANLKALTNLLALENYSIASRSSGKEALALLAVDRNFDLCIIDVMMPEMSGLELCRIIRQTYTPLDLPILMATAGQQLHFNEAAFRAGANDFIHKPYIWSDLKGRVNTLVQLRRSVSERLSSEIAMLRAQIKPHFLYNAINTIIWMSTRDTEKTQQLLYDLSHFLRGSFDFSNQETAIPFEKELELIEAYLSLEQARFGKRLNAEYRIEVSEFPLPPLIVQPIVENAVRHGLMEKIDGGTVVISTRQAGGDILITVSDNGKGMSDEQLASWMKDDYRSSHGEGTGIGLRNINRRLLTQFGRPLILTRGASGGIDVLITIPWKEEVS; encoded by the coding sequence ATGAGAACCTTTGATTATAGTCTGCTGGCCAAAAGAGTGCTCGCCCTGTTATGCATCGGCCTGCTCACCGCAGTGGTGCTGATTCCCCTGCTCGGCTCCTCGTCTGCCTGCTACAGCCCACGGTCAGGATGGGCCGATTTGTCCTCCTGCACCTTCGATAATTCTGCCGTCTACCCGCTCAGAGGGGAATGGGAATTCTACTGGCAGGAGCGGCTGGAACCCCAAGAGACCCTATCCCGAACCGCAGAGGCGCCGGCCTATATGCCCGTGCCCGGCGCTTGGGGCCGGGGGTCAGAGGCTACCGGCTTCTCCCGCTACGGATATGCGACCTACCGTCTGCTGGTTCAGCTGCCGCCGGGAGTTCCCGCCTTCGCCCTCAAGGTGAGCAATATCCGCAATGCCAGCGAGGTATATGTAAATGGCGAGCGCCTGGGCGGAAGCGGAACGCCGGGGGAATCCCGGGAGACCAGCAAGCCGCGCAACCATCCGTATTCCCTGACTTTTCACAGCAGGGATAACCTGGCGGAGATTCTGATACATACGTCTAATTTCACTTATTCTAACGGAGGCATTGCGGAGCCTATCCGGATCGGCACTCCTGCTGCTATAGCTGCCATCGACCAGCGGAACCGGACCTACGACACTTTGCTGGTGGCAGGTTTTGCTTTTATCGGCTGCTATTTCATCGGCCAGGGCTTGCAGCGCAAAGAGGACAAGTCTTCGCTCCAGCTGGCCGTCTACTGCTTCGTGATCGCCCTCTACATGCTGACTCACAGTGAGAAGCTGCTCTTCGAGTACCTTCCATCCCTCTCCTATGAAGGATTCAGCAAGCTGCAGGCGGTGTCGGGTGTAGTCGGGTTCTATTGTGTATCCAGCTATACCCATTCTTTGTTTCCCGCACTCTATTCCCGGCTTTTCAAGCGGATCTGCTTCGTATATGCCTTGTGCTTCTGCACCATTGTACTGTTCACCACACTGCCTGTATATTCGCGGATTACAGGGGTGCTGCTGGCCTTCAGCTTCATCTCTGTCTGCTATACCTTCTATGTCATGGTCAAGGCTGCCTGGCAGAGGGAGACCGGTTCTAACTATCTGCTAATCGGTGTGATTGCCGCAGTCATGTTCACCTTATCCTTAGTCAGCAATCTGTTCTTCGGTACCGAACTCTACGCGGTTCCGCCGGTAGCCGGCCCAATCTTCATTCTTGCCGAAGGGCTGTTCCTGTCTGCGCGCCACGCCCATGCCTACGAGACCATTAAGCAGCTGTCCCGGCAGCTGGAGCGCAAGGACAGGGATAAAGACGAGTTCCTGCTGAAGACCTCCACCGAGCTGCGTACGCCGCTGAATGCCATCATTAACGTGGCTTTATCTATGCATGAGGGAGCCGGAGGACCGCTAAGCCCGTCCCAGCGGGAGGATATGCGGCTGATTCTCGGTACTGGCAGAAGGCTGGCCTTCCTGGTCAGGGATATTCTCGATTACGAACAGATCAAGCGCCAGCGCATCACCCTGCAATGGGGGACTGTCGATATTCAAGGGGTAGCGGCCATCGTCATTGAGGTCTTCCAGTTCCTGAATAAAAAGGGCAGCATCCGCATCAAAAATCACATCCCGCCGGGCCGCTTCCTGGTCCAGGCCGATGAACAACGGCTGATGCAGATCCTCTATACCCTGCTGGATAATGCGCTGAAATTCACGGACCGCGGCAGCGTGGTCATCGAGGCCGCCTGGCAGGAGGAGTTCCTCTCCATTGCTGTCACCGATACCGGAAAGGGCATTCCCGAAGATCAGCTGGACTTTATCTTCCGCGACTATGAGCAGATCAGCGAGGCCGATTCCCTTGAGTCCGGAGGCCTCGGGCTGAGCCTTGCGATCAGCCGTAAGCTGGTAGAGCTGCATGGCGGGAGCATCTCAGTCTCTTCCCTGGTTGGCCGGGGCAGCACATTCACCTTCACGCTTCCGGGCAATGTGGCGGAAGCCGCCGCTGCTGCCCAGACCGGAGAGCAGGCGCTCTTAAGGCAAGCGTATACCCCGCCCGAAATGCTGGATGATCTCTGGAAATACAGGTCGGCTGATCCGCCGCAGTCCAGCGGACAAGCCGTTCCCTATGCGCCGCGAATCCTGATCGTAGATGACGACTATGCCAACCTGAAGGCACTGACCAACCTGCTGGCGCTGGAGAATTACAGCATCGCAAGCCGCAGCAGCGGCAAGGAGGCGCTGGCGCTGCTGGCTGTAGACCGTAATTTCGATCTCTGCATAATCGATGTCATGATGCCCGAAATGTCCGGGCTGGAGCTGTGTAGGATCATCCGCCAGACCTACACCCCGCTGGACCTGCCGATCCTGATGGCTACAGCCGGGCAGCAGCTTCACTTCAACGAGGCGGCGTTCCGCGCCGGAGCCAATGATTTTATCCATAAGCCTTATATCTGGAGCGATCTGAAGGGACGGGTCAACACGCTGGTTCAACTACGGCGCTCTGTCTCCGAACGGCTCAGCTCGGAGATCGCCATGCTGCGTGCGCAGATCAAGCCGCATTTTCTATACAATGCTATTAATACAATCATCTGGATGAGTACACGTGACACCGAGAAGACGCAGCAGCTGCTATACGATCTAAGCCATTTCCTGCGCGGCAGCTTCGACTTCAGCAACCAGGAGACCGCCATTCCGTTCGAGAAAGAGCTGGAGCTGATCGAAGCCTATCTGTCACTGGAGCAAGCCCGGTTCGGGAAACGGCTGAATGCCGAGTATCGTATTGAGGTCAGTGAATTCCCGTTGCCGCCGCTGATTGTTCAGCCTATTGTAGAGAATGCTGTTCGTCACGGACTGATGGAGAAGATCGATGGAGGAACGGTGGTCATCTCCACCCGGCAGGCGGGTGGTGATATCCTGATCACCGTCTCGGACAACGGGAAGGGAATGAGCGATGAACAGCTAGCCTCGTGGATGAAGGACGACTACCGGTCTTCGCATGGCGAAGGCACCGGAATCGGCCTGCGGAACATTAACCGCCGGCTGCTCACACAGTTCGGGCGTCCGCTGATCCTTACACGGGGAGCCAGCGGAGGTATAGATGTACTGATAACTATCCCATGGAAGGAGGAGGTCTCCTGA
- a CDS encoding DsrE/DsrF/DrsH-like family protein, with translation MGKKLNLLMFSGEYDKAMAGLILANAARDIEVEVTMFFSFWGLFLVRDPETMTLEDKSIYEKLMDVITPKGPEQLPLSRMNFSGLGKLMLEEMMEDQGAPKLIHFLKGARKKNIKFYACKLSVEIMGFKPEELLPEVEIIDAAAYLKDALESDIQLFI, from the coding sequence ATGGGCAAAAAACTGAATCTGCTGATGTTCAGCGGGGAGTATGACAAGGCAATGGCCGGGCTGATTCTGGCGAATGCGGCCAGGGATATTGAGGTGGAGGTTACGATGTTCTTCTCGTTCTGGGGGCTGTTTCTCGTCCGGGACCCGGAGACTATGACGCTAGAGGATAAGAGTATCTACGAGAAGCTGATGGACGTCATTACTCCCAAGGGGCCGGAGCAGCTGCCGCTCTCGCGGATGAACTTCAGCGGGCTTGGCAAGCTGATGCTGGAGGAGATGATGGAGGACCAGGGGGCACCGAAGCTGATACATTTTCTGAAGGGGGCGCGCAAAAAGAACATCAAGTTCTACGCCTGCAAGCTCTCGGTGGAGATCATGGGCTTCAAGCCGGAGGAACTGCTGCCCGAGGTGGAGATTATCGATGCCGCCGCATATCTGAAGGATGCGCTGGAGAGCGATATCCAGCTCTTTATCTGA
- a CDS encoding TVP38/TMEM64 family protein — MFFLNIMSWLTEERLLLLLEQYRSFGPLPGVGLTFMKSFVPPLPTIAIVGLNGAVYGLWLGFLYSWIGLVAGCTVTFLIIRKIAGHPYLSKWAKRPKVAKAMTWVRQSGFSYVFLLSLFPVGPFVVINMAAGLAGMRLRSYLIALCAGKAIMVFAVSYIGNDVQRFIRHPAEIIYVLLFIGASLWGVKAIEARFARLARERELRGNAPLQHK, encoded by the coding sequence ATGTTCTTTTTAAATATTATGTCATGGCTGACCGAGGAGCGCCTGCTTCTGCTGCTGGAGCAATACCGCTCGTTCGGGCCGTTGCCCGGTGTGGGGCTTACCTTCATGAAATCGTTCGTGCCCCCGCTGCCGACTATAGCGATTGTGGGGCTGAATGGGGCGGTGTACGGGTTATGGCTGGGGTTCCTGTATTCCTGGATCGGTCTGGTTGCAGGCTGTACGGTCACTTTCCTGATTATCCGCAAAATTGCTGGACATCCCTACCTCAGCAAATGGGCCAAGCGGCCCAAGGTAGCCAAAGCGATGACCTGGGTCCGCCAGAGCGGGTTCAGCTATGTGTTCCTGCTTAGTCTGTTTCCGGTGGGTCCGTTCGTGGTGATTAATATGGCGGCGGGGCTGGCCGGAATGCGGCTGCGCTCGTACCTGATTGCGCTGTGCGCCGGCAAAGCCATTATGGTATTTGCGGTATCCTATATCGGCAATGATGTGCAGCGGTTCATCCGTCATCCGGCGGAGATCATCTATGTGCTGCTGTTTATCGGAGCTTCACTCTGGGGGGTTAAAGCGATTGAAGCCAGATTCGCCCGGCTGGCGCGGGAGCGGGAGCTGCGCGGCAACGCTCCGCTACAGCACAAATAA